The following proteins are encoded in a genomic region of Sebastes fasciatus isolate fSebFas1 chromosome 14, fSebFas1.pri, whole genome shotgun sequence:
- the LOC141782046 gene encoding ecto-NOX disulfide-thiol exchanger 1-like yields MNTERKHLHCWSVISTFLHVHPFGANLEYLWSYIQRLDSKVSAGELERLMVRLPSMFRQELSGVGATLEKRWKFCGFDSLGSA; encoded by the exons ATGAACACTGAGAGGAAACACCTTCACTGTTGGA gCGTGATATCGACCTTCCTCCACGTCCATCCCTTCGGAGCCAACCTGGAGTATCTGTGGTCGTACATCCAGAGACTGGACTCCAAG gtgtcggCGGGGGAGCTGGAGCGTCTCATGGTCCGTCTCCCCTCCATGTTCAGACAGGAGCTGAGCGGCGTCGGAGCGACTCTGGAGAAGCGGTGGAAGTTCTGCGGTTTCGACAGCCTCGGGTCGGCGTGA